Proteins encoded by one window of Camelus bactrianus isolate YW-2024 breed Bactrian camel chromosome 9, ASM4877302v1, whole genome shotgun sequence:
- the COQ9 gene encoding ubiquinone biosynthesis protein COQ9, mitochondrial, whose protein sequence is MAAAAAVSGVLGRAGWRLLQLRCLPVPCCRPALLPRAFHASIMQLRSSEEQKQQPPPSFSQQHPETQGMEEPHPESSRSPPRYTDQGGEEEEDYESEEQLQHRILTAALEFVPAHGWTAEAIAEGAQSLGLSSAAASMFGNDGSELILHFVTQCNARLTRVLEEEQKLVQLGQAEKRKTDQFLRDAVETRLRMLIPYIEHWPRALSVLMLPHNIPSSLSLLTSMVDDMWHYAGDQSTDFNWYTRRAVLAGIYNTTELVMMQDSSPDFEDTWRFLENRIKDAMNMGHTAKQVKSTGEALAQGLMGAAVTLKNLTGLNQRR, encoded by the exons atggcggcggcggcggcggtgtcCGGTGTGCTGGGCCGGGCTGGTTGGAGGCTCCTGCAGCTGCGGTGCCTGCCCG TGCCGTGCTGCCGACCAGCCCTGCTGCCTCGTGCCTTCCATGCTTCAATTATGCAGCTGAGATCTTCAGAAGAGCAGAAGCAGCAACCTCCCCCCTCCTTTTCTCAGCAACATCCTGAGACGCAAGGCATGGAAGAACCCCATCCAGAGTCTTCTCGTTCACCCCCCAG GTATACAGATCAAGgtggcgaggaggaggaggactatgAGAGTGAGGAGCAGCTGCAGCACCGCATCCTAACGGCAGCCCTGGAGTTCGTGCCTGCCCATGGGTGGACGGCAGAGGCAATTGCAGAAGGAGCCCAG TCTCTGGGTCTCTCCAGTGCAGCCGCCAGCATGTTTGGGAATGATGGCAGTGAGCTGATACTGCATTTTGTGACCCAGTGCAACGCTCGACTCACCCGTGTGCTGGAAGAGGAGCAGAAGCTGGTACAGCTGGGCCAGGCAGA gaagaggaagacagaccAGTTCCTGAGGGACGCAGTGGAAaccagactgagaatgctgatcCCGTACATTGAGCATTGGCCCCGG GCTCTCAGTGTCCTCATGCTCCCCCACAACATCCCGTCCAGCCTGAGCCTGCTCACCAGCATGGTGGATGACATGTGGCATTACGCTGGGGACCAGTCCACTGAT TTTAACTGGTACACCCGCCGAGCTGTGTTGGCTGGCATCTACAACACGACAGAGCTGGTGATGATGCAGGACTCCTCCCCAGACTTTGAGGACACTTGGCGCTTCCTGGAAAACCGAATTAAGGATGCAATGAACATGGGCCACACTGCCAAGCAG GTGAAGTCCACCGGAGAGGCCCTGGCGCAAGGACTAATGGGAGCAGCAGTGACA CTCAAGAACTTGACGGGTCTAAACCAGCGCCGGTGA